The Streptomyces sp. NBC_01255 genome window below encodes:
- a CDS encoding ABC transporter ATP-binding protein, producing MTTTPTVSRATAVAARATDLSKVYGQGETQVVALDHVTVDFRQGEFTAIMGPSGSGKSTLMHCVAGLDSFSSGSVRIGETELSTLKDKQLTQLRRDKIGFIFQAFNLLPTLTALENITLPMDIAGRKANKQWVQQVIDMLGLSARLSHRPTELSGGQQQRVAVARALASRPEIIFGDEPTGNLDSRSGAEVLGFLRNSVRELGQTVVMVTHDPVAASYADRVIFLADGRIVDEMLHPTADGVLDRMKAFDAKGRTS from the coding sequence GTGACCACCACCCCCACCGTGTCCCGTGCCACCGCGGTGGCCGCCCGCGCCACGGATCTCTCGAAGGTCTACGGACAGGGCGAGACCCAGGTGGTCGCGCTCGACCACGTCACCGTCGACTTCCGGCAGGGCGAGTTCACCGCGATCATGGGCCCCTCCGGCTCCGGCAAGTCGACCCTGATGCACTGCGTCGCCGGCCTGGACTCCTTCTCCTCCGGCTCGGTGCGGATCGGCGAGACCGAGCTCTCCACCCTCAAGGACAAGCAGCTCACCCAGCTCCGCCGGGACAAGATCGGCTTCATCTTCCAGGCCTTCAACCTGCTGCCGACGCTGACGGCCCTGGAGAACATCACGCTGCCGATGGACATCGCGGGCCGCAAGGCCAACAAGCAATGGGTCCAGCAGGTCATCGACATGCTCGGCCTCTCCGCCCGGCTCAGCCACCGCCCCACCGAGCTCTCCGGCGGCCAGCAGCAGCGCGTGGCCGTGGCCCGCGCCCTGGCCTCCCGCCCCGAGATCATCTTCGGTGACGAGCCGACCGGAAACCTGGACTCGCGCTCCGGCGCCGAGGTCCTGGGCTTCCTGCGCAACTCGGTCCGCGAGCTGGGCCAGACCGTCGTCATGGTCACCCACGACCCGGTCGCCGCCTCCTACGCGGACCGCGTGATCTTCCTCGCCGACGGCCGGATCGTCGACGAGATGCTGCACCCGACGGCGGACGGGGTGCTCGACCGCATGAAGGCCTTCGACGCCAAGGGCCGCACGAGCTGA
- a CDS encoding Bax inhibitor-1/YccA family protein — protein MRSSNPVFSRRGFSRDNGYAVNAQQPQAGGPAVGTNPYATGNPYAEGATNPYATNPYAPQDAALGAPQQARGNVMTIDDVVSRTAMTLGTVVLTAVLSWFLLPVDSANLGKSYGIAIGAALVAFVLAMVQSFKRKPSPALILGYAAFEGVFLGVISAAVSTYIADGVVIQAVLGTMAVFAGVLIAYKMGWIRVNRRFYGFVMAAAMGFMLLMVVNLLFAVFAGGDGLGFRSGGLGILFGVIGVILGACFLALDFKQVEDGVNYGAPREEAWLAAFGLTMTLVWIYLEMLRLLSILQGDD, from the coding sequence ATGAGGAGCAGCAACCCGGTCTTCTCGCGACGGGGGTTCAGCCGCGACAACGGCTACGCGGTGAACGCGCAGCAGCCGCAGGCCGGGGGCCCCGCCGTCGGAACCAACCCGTACGCCACCGGCAACCCGTACGCCGAGGGTGCGACGAACCCGTACGCCACCAACCCGTACGCCCCGCAGGACGCCGCGCTCGGCGCCCCGCAGCAGGCCCGCGGCAACGTGATGACGATCGACGACGTCGTGAGCCGTACGGCCATGACGCTCGGCACGGTCGTGCTCACCGCCGTCCTGTCCTGGTTCCTGCTGCCGGTCGACTCGGCCAACCTGGGCAAGTCGTACGGCATCGCCATCGGCGCCGCGCTGGTCGCGTTCGTCCTGGCGATGGTGCAGTCCTTCAAGCGCAAGCCGTCTCCCGCGCTGATCCTGGGCTACGCGGCCTTCGAGGGCGTCTTCCTCGGTGTGATCTCGGCCGCCGTCTCGACGTACATCGCCGACGGCGTGGTCATCCAGGCGGTCCTGGGCACGATGGCGGTCTTCGCCGGTGTCCTGATCGCCTACAAGATGGGCTGGATCCGGGTCAACCGACGCTTCTACGGCTTCGTGATGGCCGCTGCCATGGGCTTCATGCTGCTCATGGTGGTCAACCTCCTCTTCGCCGTCTTCGCCGGCGGTGACGGCCTCGGCTTCCGCAGCGGTGGCCTCGGCATCCTCTTCGGTGTCATCGGCGTCATCCTGGGCGCCTGCTTCCTCGCCCTCGACTTCAAGCAGGTCGAGGACGGCGTGAACTACGGCGCGCCGCGCGAGGAGGCCTGGCTGGCCGCCTTCGGTCTCACCATGACCCTGGTGTGGATCTACCTGGAGATGCTGCGTCTGCTGTCGATCCTGCAGGGCGACGACTGA
- a CDS encoding TetR/AcrR family transcriptional regulator: MDAEAAELKVLDTAERLFDERGVQAVGMDALRTASGVSLKRLYQLFPSKDVLVEAVLRRRDGAVRDALAAHGARVADGPYERALAVFDWLGAWFAEPGFRGCAFINTFGELGGVAPHVTTLARDHKEALRAYLAAQTDALGAPPALADQLALLANGAMVVAGITGSPEPAAQAKAAARVLLDAAR; encoded by the coding sequence ATGGACGCGGAAGCCGCCGAACTGAAGGTGCTCGACACCGCCGAGCGGCTCTTCGACGAGCGCGGGGTGCAGGCGGTCGGCATGGACGCGCTCCGCACCGCGTCCGGGGTCTCGCTCAAGCGGCTCTACCAGCTCTTCCCCTCCAAGGACGTCCTCGTCGAGGCGGTCCTGCGGCGCCGCGACGGCGCCGTGCGCGACGCCCTCGCGGCGCACGGCGCGCGGGTCGCCGACGGCCCGTACGAGCGGGCGCTCGCGGTCTTCGACTGGCTCGGTGCCTGGTTCGCCGAGCCCGGGTTCCGGGGGTGCGCGTTCATCAACACCTTCGGGGAGCTCGGCGGCGTCGCCCCGCACGTCACCACCCTCGCCCGCGACCACAAGGAGGCCCTGCGGGCGTACCTCGCCGCGCAGACGGACGCCCTCGGCGCCCCGCCCGCCCTCGCCGACCAGCTCGCCCTGCTCGCCAACGGCGCCATGGTCGTCGCCGGCATCACCGGCTCCCCCGAGCCGGCCGCCCAGGCGAAGGCCGCCGCCCGCGTCCTCCTCGACGCGGCGCGATAG
- a CDS encoding alpha/beta fold hydrolase — MSAFALRARTVTVDGLDVFYREAGDPAHPTLVLLHGFPSSSHMYRGLMAELADSYHLIAPDHIGFGASAAPAVEDFPYGFEKLTEITLGLLDRLGVDRFALYIQDYGAPIGLRIASRNPERITAIVSQSGNAYLEGFTPFWDVLFAHAEDREANEAGVRELLTAEATRWQYTHGVPADRLDRIGPETWTLDQAGLDRPGNKEIQLQLFWDYQFNLDGYPAFQEYFRTHRPPLLAAWGRGDEIFGPAGAAAFERDLPDAEIHLLDAGHFALETHGEEIAALVRDFLGRHVK, encoded by the coding sequence ATGTCCGCCTTCGCCCTGCGCGCCCGCACCGTCACCGTCGACGGACTCGACGTCTTCTACCGGGAGGCCGGCGACCCGGCCCACCCCACGCTCGTCCTGCTGCACGGCTTCCCGTCCAGCTCGCACATGTACCGCGGGCTCATGGCCGAGCTCGCCGACTCGTACCACCTGATCGCCCCCGACCACATCGGCTTCGGCGCCTCGGCCGCGCCGGCCGTCGAGGACTTCCCGTACGGCTTCGAGAAGCTCACCGAGATCACCCTGGGGCTGCTCGACCGGCTCGGCGTCGACCGGTTCGCGCTCTACATCCAGGACTACGGGGCCCCCATCGGCCTGCGGATCGCCTCCCGGAACCCCGAGCGGATCACCGCGATCGTCAGCCAGAGCGGCAACGCCTACCTGGAGGGCTTCACGCCCTTCTGGGACGTGCTCTTCGCCCACGCCGAGGACCGCGAGGCCAACGAGGCCGGGGTGCGGGAGCTGCTGACCGCCGAGGCCACCCGCTGGCAGTACACCCACGGGGTGCCGGCGGACCGGCTCGACCGGATCGGCCCCGAGACCTGGACCCTGGACCAGGCGGGCCTGGACCGGCCCGGCAACAAGGAGATCCAGCTCCAGCTCTTCTGGGACTACCAGTTCAACCTCGACGGCTACCCGGCCTTCCAGGAGTACTTCCGCACCCACCGTCCGCCGCTCCTCGCGGCCTGGGGACGCGGCGACGAGATCTTCGGGCCCGCGGGCGCGGCGGCCTTCGAGCGGGACCTGCCGGACGCCGAGATCCACCTCCTGGACGCCGGACACTTCGCCCTGGAGACGCACGGCGAGGAGATCGCCGCGCTCGTCCGCGACTTCCTCGGCCGGCACGTGAAGTGA
- a CDS encoding acetyl-CoA C-acetyltransferase, giving the protein MPEAVIVSTARSPIGRAFKGSLKDLRPDDLTATIIQAALAKVPELDPRDIDDLMLGCGLPGGEQGNNLGRIVAVQMGMDHLPGCTVTRYCSSSLQTSRMALHAIKAGEGDVFISAGVEMVSRFVKGNSDSLPDTHNPFFADAEARTAEVAASEGSAWHDPREDGIVPDAYIAMGQTAENLARWKGISRQEMDEFGVRSQNLAEQAIKNGFWEREITPVTLPDGTVVSGDDGPRAGVTLEGVQGLKPVFRPDGLVTAANCCPLNDGAAALVIMSDTKARELGLTPLARIVSTGVSGLSPEIMGLGPVEASKQALKRAGLTIGDIDLAEINEAFAAQVIPSYQDLGLDLDKVNVNGGAIAVGHPFGMTGARITGTLINSLQFHDKQFGLETMCVGGGQGMAMVIERLS; this is encoded by the coding sequence ATGCCCGAAGCCGTGATCGTCTCGACCGCCCGCTCTCCCATCGGACGGGCCTTCAAGGGCTCCCTCAAGGATCTGCGGCCGGACGACCTCACCGCGACCATCATCCAGGCCGCCCTGGCCAAGGTGCCCGAGCTCGACCCCCGCGACATCGACGACCTGATGCTGGGCTGCGGTCTGCCCGGCGGCGAGCAGGGCAACAACCTGGGCCGGATCGTCGCCGTGCAGATGGGCATGGACCACCTGCCGGGCTGCACGGTCACCCGCTACTGCTCCTCCTCGCTCCAGACCTCCCGCATGGCGCTGCACGCCATCAAGGCCGGCGAGGGCGACGTCTTCATCTCGGCCGGTGTCGAGATGGTGTCCCGCTTCGTGAAGGGCAATTCGGACTCGCTGCCCGACACGCACAACCCCTTCTTCGCCGACGCCGAGGCCCGCACCGCCGAGGTCGCCGCCTCCGAGGGCTCCGCTTGGCACGACCCGCGCGAGGACGGCATCGTCCCGGACGCGTACATCGCGATGGGCCAGACCGCCGAGAACCTGGCCCGCTGGAAGGGCATCAGCCGCCAGGAGATGGACGAGTTCGGCGTACGGTCGCAGAACCTCGCCGAGCAGGCCATCAAGAACGGCTTCTGGGAGCGCGAGATCACCCCCGTGACGCTGCCGGACGGCACCGTCGTCTCCGGCGACGACGGCCCGCGCGCCGGCGTCACCCTGGAGGGCGTGCAGGGCCTCAAGCCGGTCTTCCGCCCCGACGGCCTGGTCACCGCCGCCAACTGCTGCCCGCTGAACGACGGCGCCGCCGCGCTCGTGATCATGTCGGACACGAAGGCCCGCGAGCTCGGTCTGACCCCGCTCGCCCGCATCGTCTCCACCGGCGTATCCGGCCTCTCCCCCGAGATCATGGGCCTCGGCCCGGTCGAGGCGTCGAAGCAGGCCCTCAAGCGCGCCGGCCTGACCATCGGCGACATCGACCTGGCCGAGATCAACGAGGCCTTCGCCGCCCAGGTCATCCCGTCCTACCAGGACCTGGGCCTGGACCTGGACAAGGTGAACGTCAACGGCGGCGCGATCGCCGTCGGCCACCCCTTCGGCATGACGGGCGCCCGCATCACCGGCACCCTCATCAACAGCCTCCAGTTCCACGACAAGCAGTTCGGCCTGGAGACCATGTGCGTCGGCGGCGGTCAGGGCATGGCCATGGTCATCGAGCGCCTCTCCTAA
- a CDS encoding SGNH/GDSL hydrolase family protein, producing MSRARVARRIAAGAAYGGGSIGLLGVAAVGLLLTEMQLAKRSVGNGTAPLPPVSDGLYGRSFGTEGPLRLALLGDSTAAGQGVRRAGQTPGALLASGLAAVAERPVVLRNVALSGARSDDLERQVSLLLAQPVGVPDVCVIMIGANDVTHRMPPTESVRHLAAAVRRLRTAGAEVVVGTCPDLGTIEPVYQPLRWLARRASRQLAAAQTIVVVEQGARTVSLGDLLGPEFAANPREMFGVDNFHPSAEGYATAAMAVLPTLCASLGVWPETDRLEPARRENILPVAKAAAEAAKEAGTEVTGARAPWALLKHRRRRRLPVAGDAEAVKEEPADTTPSTETPAN from the coding sequence ATGTCGAGGGCGAGGGTGGCACGGCGGATCGCGGCGGGTGCGGCCTACGGCGGCGGGAGCATCGGTCTCCTCGGCGTGGCCGCGGTCGGGCTCCTGCTGACCGAGATGCAGCTGGCCAAGAGGTCGGTGGGGAACGGGACGGCGCCCCTGCCGCCGGTGTCGGACGGCCTCTACGGCCGTTCCTTCGGTACGGAGGGGCCCCTGCGACTGGCCCTTCTGGGTGATTCCACGGCGGCGGGCCAGGGGGTGCGCCGCGCGGGTCAGACGCCGGGCGCGCTGCTCGCCTCGGGGCTCGCGGCGGTGGCGGAGCGGCCGGTGGTCCTGCGGAACGTGGCGCTGTCAGGGGCGCGCTCGGACGACCTGGAGCGCCAGGTGTCGCTGCTCCTCGCCCAGCCGGTGGGGGTGCCCGACGTCTGCGTGATCATGATCGGCGCGAACGACGTGACGCACCGGATGCCGCCCACGGAGTCGGTGCGGCACCTCGCGGCGGCAGTGCGGCGGCTGCGGACGGCGGGTGCGGAGGTGGTGGTCGGGACCTGCCCGGACCTGGGGACGATCGAACCGGTCTACCAGCCGCTGCGCTGGCTGGCCCGGCGGGCCTCACGGCAGCTGGCGGCGGCGCAGACGATCGTGGTGGTGGAGCAGGGCGCGCGGACGGTGTCGCTGGGCGATCTGCTCGGACCCGAGTTCGCGGCGAATCCGCGCGAGATGTTCGGGGTGGACAACTTCCACCCGTCGGCGGAGGGGTACGCGACGGCGGCGATGGCGGTGCTGCCGACGCTGTGCGCGTCGCTCGGCGTGTGGCCGGAAACCGACCGGCTGGAGCCGGCGCGGCGGGAGAACATCCTGCCGGTGGCGAAGGCGGCGGCCGAGGCCGCGAAGGAGGCGGGCACGGAGGTCACGGGCGCGCGTGCGCCGTGGGCCCTCCTGAAGCACCGCCGGAGGCGGCGGCTACCGGTAGCCGGGGACGCCGAAGCGGTCAAGGAGGAACCGGCCGACACCACCCCGTCGACGGAGACTCCAGCCAACTGA
- a CDS encoding cystathionine beta-synthase gives MQFHDSMISLVGNTPLVKLNNVTAGIQATVLAKVEYFNPGGSVKDRIAVRMIEAAEQSGALKPGGTIVEPTSGNTGVGLAIVAQQKGYKCIFVCPDKVSLDKINVLRAYGAEVVVCPTAVDPEHPDSYYNVSDRLVRETAGAWKPDQYSNPNNPRSHYETTGPELWEQTDGKITHFVAGVGTGGTISGTGNYLKEVSGGSVKVIGADPEGSVYSGGSGRPYLVEGVGEDFWPTAYDRNVTDRIVAVSDKDSFQMTRRLAKEEGLLVGGSCGMAVVAALEVAKELGPDDVVVVLLPDSGRGYMSKIFSDEWMAGHGFLEDTSTATVADVLRHKEGVMPSLVHMHPDETVGQAIEVLREYGVSQMPIVKPGAGHPDVMAAEVVGSVVERELLDALFTKRASLEDPLERHMSAPLPQVGSGEPVADLMSVLGEASDAAIVLVEGKPTGVVSRQDLLAFLANGGAK, from the coding sequence GTGCAATTCCACGACTCGATGATCAGCCTCGTCGGCAACACCCCGCTGGTGAAGCTCAACAACGTCACGGCGGGTATCCAGGCAACCGTCCTGGCCAAGGTCGAGTACTTCAACCCGGGCGGCTCGGTCAAGGACCGCATCGCCGTCCGCATGATCGAGGCGGCCGAGCAGAGCGGCGCGCTCAAGCCCGGCGGCACCATCGTCGAGCCCACGTCCGGGAACACCGGCGTCGGCCTCGCGATCGTGGCCCAGCAGAAGGGCTACAAGTGCATCTTCGTCTGCCCCGACAAGGTGTCCCTCGACAAGATCAACGTGCTGCGGGCGTACGGCGCCGAGGTCGTCGTCTGCCCCACCGCCGTGGATCCCGAGCACCCGGACTCGTACTACAACGTCTCGGACCGGCTCGTCCGTGAGACGGCCGGTGCCTGGAAGCCCGACCAGTACTCCAACCCGAACAACCCGCGCTCCCACTACGAGACCACCGGTCCCGAGCTCTGGGAGCAGACGGACGGGAAGATCACCCACTTCGTGGCGGGCGTCGGCACCGGCGGCACCATCTCCGGCACCGGCAACTACCTCAAGGAGGTCAGCGGCGGCTCCGTCAAGGTCATCGGCGCCGACCCCGAGGGCTCCGTCTACTCGGGCGGCTCCGGCCGGCCGTACCTGGTCGAGGGCGTCGGCGAGGACTTCTGGCCGACCGCGTACGACCGGAACGTCACGGACCGGATCGTCGCCGTGTCCGACAAGGACTCGTTCCAGATGACCCGCCGCCTCGCCAAGGAGGAGGGCCTGCTCGTCGGCGGCTCCTGCGGCATGGCCGTGGTCGCCGCCCTCGAGGTCGCCAAGGAGCTGGGCCCCGACGACGTCGTCGTGGTGCTGCTCCCGGACTCCGGCCGCGGCTACATGTCCAAGATCTTCAGCGACGAGTGGATGGCCGGACACGGCTTCCTGGAGGACACCTCCACCGCCACCGTCGCGGACGTCCTGCGCCACAAGGAGGGCGTCATGCCCTCCCTCGTCCACATGCACCCGGACGAGACCGTCGGCCAGGCCATCGAGGTGCTGCGCGAGTACGGCGTCTCCCAGATGCCCATCGTCAAGCCCGGCGCCGGCCACCCCGACGTGATGGCCGCCGAGGTCGTCGGCTCGGTCGTCGAGCGCGAGCTCCTCGACGCGCTCTTCACGAAGCGGGCCTCCCTGGAGGACCCGCTGGAGCGCCACATGAGCGCACCGCTGCCGCAGGTCGGCTCCGGCGAGCCCGTCGCCGACCTGATGTCCGTCCTCGGCGAGGCCTCCGACGCGGCGATCGTCCTGGTCGAGGGCAAGCCGACCGGTGTCGTCAGCCGCCAGGACCTGCTGGCCTTCCTGGCCAACGGCGGCGCGAAGTAG
- a CDS encoding MurR/RpiR family transcriptional regulator — MSDSPAGRLQALFEGHRLTPTQRRIAHCMVRRAADVPFLSSVELAELAGVSQPSVTRFAVALGFDGYPALRRHLREVAPPEPGATAAEKGGEGHNEYQQAVLAEIENLRHLAGLLADPKPVERAGRVLASSRPLLVLGLRAASSQARGFAYFAAKVHPDVRLLDEGGSMLTDRVDAAVRAGATALLCFALPRHPREVVEALEYARAAGLTVVAVADSAFAPVAAHSDLLIPAAVGTGLAFDTACAPMMLGRVLLEAMADELPDAQARLEEFDTKAAARGLFVE, encoded by the coding sequence ATGAGCGACAGCCCGGCCGGACGGCTGCAGGCGCTCTTCGAGGGGCACCGGCTGACGCCGACGCAGCGGCGCATCGCGCACTGCATGGTGCGGCGCGCCGCCGACGTGCCGTTCCTGTCGAGCGTCGAGCTCGCCGAGCTCGCCGGGGTCAGCCAGCCCTCCGTCACCCGCTTCGCCGTCGCCCTCGGCTTCGACGGGTACCCGGCGCTCCGCCGCCATCTGCGGGAGGTCGCGCCCCCGGAGCCCGGCGCCACCGCCGCGGAGAAGGGCGGCGAGGGCCACAACGAGTACCAGCAGGCCGTGCTCGCCGAGATCGAGAACCTCCGGCACCTGGCCGGGCTGCTCGCCGACCCGAAGCCCGTCGAGCGGGCCGGCCGGGTCCTCGCCTCCTCCCGCCCGCTGCTCGTCCTCGGCCTGCGGGCCGCCTCCTCGCAGGCGCGCGGCTTCGCCTACTTCGCCGCCAAGGTGCACCCCGACGTCCGGCTCCTCGACGAGGGCGGCTCGATGCTCACGGACCGCGTCGACGCGGCCGTACGGGCCGGGGCCACGGCGCTGCTCTGCTTTGCCCTGCCCCGGCACCCCCGGGAGGTCGTCGAGGCCCTGGAGTACGCGCGGGCGGCCGGACTCACGGTCGTGGCCGTCGCCGACTCGGCGTTCGCGCCCGTCGCCGCCCACAGCGACCTGCTGATCCCGGCCGCCGTCGGCACGGGGCTCGCCTTCGACACCGCCTGCGCGCCGATGATGCTCGGCCGGGTCCTCCTGGAGGCCATGGCGGACGAACTCCCGGACGCGCAGGCGCGCCTGGAGGAGTTCGACACGAAGGCGGCGGCGCGGGGCCTGTTCGTCGAGTGA
- a CDS encoding roadblock/LC7 domain-containing protein codes for MTAETEVLGELRRLRARLPQLTGALAASADGLVLAHDTVDGEAESVAALTAAALGVGQRLTDCTGQGRFRELLVRGESGYVATYAAGGAAVLTLLAEPRINVGRLHLEARRSSTRIGELVDGALERKDLI; via the coding sequence ATGACTGCGGAAACAGAGGTCCTCGGCGAACTCAGACGGCTGCGGGCCCGGCTGCCCCAGCTGACCGGAGCCCTCGCCGCCAGCGCCGACGGCCTCGTCCTCGCCCACGACACCGTCGACGGCGAGGCGGAGAGCGTGGCCGCGCTGACGGCGGCGGCGCTCGGCGTCGGCCAGCGGCTGACCGACTGCACGGGCCAGGGCCGCTTCCGCGAGCTCCTCGTCCGCGGCGAGAGCGGTTACGTGGCGACGTACGCGGCGGGCGGCGCGGCCGTCCTGACGCTGCTCGCGGAGCCCCGGATCAACGTGGGACGGCTCCACCTGGAGGCCCGCAGGTCCAGCACCCGGATAGGCGAACTCGTCGACGGGGCGCTGGAGCGCAAGGACCTGATCTGA